The following coding sequences are from one Musa acuminata AAA Group cultivar baxijiao chromosome BXJ2-4, Cavendish_Baxijiao_AAA, whole genome shotgun sequence window:
- the LOC103981326 gene encoding phosphatidylinositol/phosphatidylcholine transfer protein SFH1 isoform X1 codes for MAVACQDAIKQFSALLDKVDEQLKATFQNMHQGYPTATMMRYLKARDWCVPKAYKMLVDCLNWRIQNHIDDILKKPIIPADLYRAVRDSQLVGLSGYSKEGLPVFAIGVGLSTLDKASVNQYVQSHIQINEYRDRVILPNATKKYGRHIGKCVKVLDMTGLKLSALSHIKLMTIITTIDDLNYPEKTQTYYVVNAPYVFSACWKVVKPLLQERTRRKIQILQGCGRDELLKIMDYDSLPHFCRRERNGSSRISSAGADDCYSLDHPFHQQLYNYIKQQALIQEYATLRKQGRFNIEVPIADTEGTKVVKKLESELHKVRDHSGLTHPLNCLHISGA; via the exons ATGGCGGTCGCTTGCCAGGACGCCATCAAGCAGTTCTCCGCCCTCTTGGACAAAG TGGATGAGCAGCTGAAGGCCACATTTCAG AATATGCACCAGGGATATCCAACAGCAACCATGATGCGCTATCTTAAAGCTAGAGACTGGTGTGTTCCCAAAGCATACAAGATG CTGGTGGATTGCTTAAATTGGAGGATACAAAACcacattgatgatatcttgaaa AAACCAATAATTCCAGCAGATTTATATAGAGCAGTCCGTGATTCGCAACTTGTAGGATTATCAGGATACTCTAAGGAG GGCCTTCCTGTTTTTGCAATAGGTGTTGGACTCAGCACATTAGACAAAGCATCG GTGAATCAATATGTGCAGTCACACATTCAAATTAATGAGTATCGAGATCGTGTGATATTG CCTAATGCAACAAAGAAGTACGGGCGGCATATTGGAAAATGTGTGAAAGTCTTGGATATGACTGGTCTGAAGCTTTCAGCATTGAGCCATATCAAG TTAATGACCATCATAACAACTATTGATGACCTAAACTATCCGGAGAAGACACAAACGTATTATGTAGTTAACGCTCCATATGTATTCTCAGCATGTTGGAAG GTTGTGAAGCCTCTTTTACAAGAAAGGACAAGAAGGAAAATACAAATACTGCAAGGTTGTGGCAGAGATGAGTTGTTGAAG ATAATGGATTATGATTCTCTTCCCCACTTCTGCCGAAGAGAAAGGAATGGGTCATCTCGGATTTCGTCTGCTGGAGCTGATGACTGCTACTCCTTGGACCATCCTTTCCACCAACAGCTCTACAACTACATCAAGCAACAAGCATTAATCCAGGAATATGCCACACTCCGGAAGCAAGGACGCTTCAACATAGAAGTGCCTATAGCTGACACTGAGGGAACAAAAGTGGTCAAGAAATTAGAATCTGAACTCCATAAGGTCAGGGATCACAGTGGTCTCACTCACCCACTGAATTGTCTTCATATCAGTGGTGCCTAA
- the LOC103981326 gene encoding phosphatidylinositol/phosphatidylcholine transfer protein SFH1 isoform X2, which produces MAVACQDAIKQFSALLDKVDEQLKATFQNMHQGYPTATMMRYLKARDWCVPKAYKMLVDCLNWRIQNHIDDILKGLPVFAIGVGLSTLDKASVNQYVQSHIQINEYRDRVILPNATKKYGRHIGKCVKVLDMTGLKLSALSHIKLMTIITTIDDLNYPEKTQTYYVVNAPYVFSACWKVVKPLLQERTRRKIQILQGCGRDELLKIMDYDSLPHFCRRERNGSSRISSAGADDCYSLDHPFHQQLYNYIKQQALIQEYATLRKQGRFNIEVPIADTEGTKVVKKLESELHKVRDHSGLTHPLNCLHISGA; this is translated from the exons ATGGCGGTCGCTTGCCAGGACGCCATCAAGCAGTTCTCCGCCCTCTTGGACAAAG TGGATGAGCAGCTGAAGGCCACATTTCAG AATATGCACCAGGGATATCCAACAGCAACCATGATGCGCTATCTTAAAGCTAGAGACTGGTGTGTTCCCAAAGCATACAAGATG CTGGTGGATTGCTTAAATTGGAGGATACAAAACcacattgatgatatcttgaaa GGCCTTCCTGTTTTTGCAATAGGTGTTGGACTCAGCACATTAGACAAAGCATCG GTGAATCAATATGTGCAGTCACACATTCAAATTAATGAGTATCGAGATCGTGTGATATTG CCTAATGCAACAAAGAAGTACGGGCGGCATATTGGAAAATGTGTGAAAGTCTTGGATATGACTGGTCTGAAGCTTTCAGCATTGAGCCATATCAAG TTAATGACCATCATAACAACTATTGATGACCTAAACTATCCGGAGAAGACACAAACGTATTATGTAGTTAACGCTCCATATGTATTCTCAGCATGTTGGAAG GTTGTGAAGCCTCTTTTACAAGAAAGGACAAGAAGGAAAATACAAATACTGCAAGGTTGTGGCAGAGATGAGTTGTTGAAG ATAATGGATTATGATTCTCTTCCCCACTTCTGCCGAAGAGAAAGGAATGGGTCATCTCGGATTTCGTCTGCTGGAGCTGATGACTGCTACTCCTTGGACCATCCTTTCCACCAACAGCTCTACAACTACATCAAGCAACAAGCATTAATCCAGGAATATGCCACACTCCGGAAGCAAGGACGCTTCAACATAGAAGTGCCTATAGCTGACACTGAGGGAACAAAAGTGGTCAAGAAATTAGAATCTGAACTCCATAAGGTCAGGGATCACAGTGGTCTCACTCACCCACTGAATTGTCTTCATATCAGTGGTGCCTAA